In a genomic window of Mycolicibacter heraklionensis:
- a CDS encoding alpha-(1->6)-mannopyranosyltransferase A → MSNPTIPPVTSASSDAASGLRRLRQFAAGEQAGAAWLGCLGALLITLGGLGAGSTRIQDPVLDSLHLSWLRFGHGLVLSSVLLWAGVAVMLVAWLGLGRRVIEGTVSTYTLIATTGFWLAPLLLSVPVFSRDTYSYLAQGALLRDGFDPYQVGPVDNPNPLLDDVSPIWAATTAPYGPAFILVAKLVTMLVGNNVVAGTMVLRLCMLPGLALLIWAAPRVAARVGGSAPAALFLAVLNPLVIIHLMGGVHNEMLMVGLVLAGIALTLERRHLAGITLVALAAAVKATAAIALPFLVWVWMRRLREPRGSARLDEGEPKLEPRLEPRGYPTVVAFAAATAVSTAIVVAVFAVLSALAGVGLGWLTALLAGNVKIINWLTVPTAAANLIHAVGGLFAPVNFYAVLHITRISGVAVIGLALPVLWWRSRRDDRAAVAGIAWAMLVVVLFVPAALPWYYTWPLAVAATLVRSPTAIAAIAAASTWIMVIFKPDGSHGMYTWLHVIGATGCAVYAWRRLSQAQPAPELDAA, encoded by the coding sequence ATGTCGAACCCCACCATCCCACCGGTCACGAGTGCGTCCAGCGACGCCGCCAGCGGCCTTCGGCGACTGCGGCAGTTCGCCGCCGGCGAGCAGGCCGGGGCCGCCTGGCTCGGCTGCCTGGGCGCCCTGCTGATCACGCTGGGCGGCTTGGGCGCCGGCAGCACCCGCATCCAGGACCCGGTGCTGGATTCCCTGCACCTGTCATGGCTGCGCTTCGGTCACGGTCTGGTGCTGTCGTCGGTGCTGCTGTGGGCCGGAGTCGCGGTGATGCTGGTGGCCTGGCTCGGCTTGGGCCGGCGGGTGATCGAGGGCACCGTGAGCACCTACACGTTGATCGCCACCACCGGCTTCTGGCTGGCGCCGCTGCTGCTCTCGGTCCCGGTGTTCAGCCGCGACACCTACTCCTACCTGGCCCAGGGCGCCCTGCTGCGCGATGGATTCGACCCGTATCAGGTGGGGCCGGTCGACAACCCCAATCCCCTGCTCGACGATGTCAGCCCGATCTGGGCCGCGACGACGGCACCGTACGGCCCGGCATTCATTCTGGTCGCCAAGCTCGTCACGATGCTGGTGGGCAACAACGTGGTGGCCGGCACCATGGTGCTGCGCCTGTGCATGCTGCCCGGGCTGGCGCTGCTGATCTGGGCCGCGCCCCGGGTGGCGGCCCGAGTCGGTGGCAGCGCGCCCGCGGCGCTGTTTCTGGCCGTGCTCAACCCGTTGGTGATCATCCACCTGATGGGCGGGGTGCACAACGAGATGCTGATGGTCGGCCTGGTGCTCGCCGGGATCGCGCTGACCCTGGAACGCCGCCACCTGGCGGGGATAACGCTGGTGGCGCTGGCGGCAGCGGTAAAAGCCACTGCCGCAATCGCATTGCCCTTCCTGGTGTGGGTGTGGATGCGTCGCCTGCGGGAGCCCCGCGGTTCAGCGAGGCTCGACGAAGGAGAGCCGAAGCTGGAACCGCGGCTTGAACCCCGCGGCTATCCGACGGTGGTCGCCTTCGCCGCCGCGACTGCGGTGTCCACGGCGATCGTTGTCGCGGTGTTCGCGGTGCTGTCGGCCCTGGCCGGAGTGGGCCTGGGCTGGTTGACCGCATTGCTGGCCGGCAACGTCAAGATCATCAACTGGCTGACCGTGCCGACGGCGGCCGCCAACCTGATCCACGCCGTCGGCGGGTTGTTCGCCCCGGTCAACTTCTACGCCGTTCTGCACATCACCCGGATCAGCGGGGTCGCGGTGATCGGGCTGGCGCTGCCGGTGCTGTGGTGGCGGTCGCGGCGCGACGATCGCGCTGCGGTCGCCGGAATCGCCTGGGCCATGCTGGTGGTGGTGCTGTTCGTGCCCGCCGCCTTGCCCTGGTACTACACCTGGCCGCTGGCGGTGGCGGCCACCCTGGTCCGTTCACCGACCGCGATCGCCGCGATCGCCGCGGCCTCGACGTGGATCATGGTGATCTTCAAACCCGACGGCTCGCACGGCATGTACACCTGGCTGCATGTGATCGGTGCGACCGGTTGCGCCGTGTACGCCTGGCGCCGGCTGTCCCAGGCACAGCCGGCGCCGGAACTCGACGCCGCTTGA
- the idsA2 gene encoding bifunctional (2E,6E)-farnesyl/geranyl diphosphate synthase produces MSSKATAATTPSAAELAAAVTEQLRSHLRTRRTETAYIGDDYEALITGLEEFVLVGGKRLRPAFAYWGWRAITGRDADDGELLLFSALELLHACALVHDDVIDASATRRGNPTTHRKFAELHRARGWRGSADQFGMSAAILLGDLALVWADDIVAGADLPADARQRVRGVWSDIRTEVLGGQYLDIVAESSGVDSIASAMRVNTYKTASYTVVRPLQLGVAAAADRPDIQALFHELGTDLGVAFQLRDDVLGVFGDPAVTGKPSGDDLRSGKRTVLLAEAVELADKSDPLAANRLRSAIGTALTEAQVRELCEMIEAVGALAAVEDRIDLLTRRAMAALAAAPIDEVAKAGLTDLARRVADRSA; encoded by the coding sequence CTGAGTTCCAAGGCAACCGCAGCGACTACTCCGTCGGCCGCCGAGCTGGCCGCGGCCGTGACCGAACAGCTGCGCTCCCACCTGCGCACCCGTCGCACCGAGACCGCCTATATCGGCGACGACTACGAGGCGTTGATCACCGGCCTCGAAGAATTCGTGCTGGTCGGTGGCAAGCGGCTGCGTCCGGCGTTCGCCTACTGGGGCTGGCGCGCCATCACCGGCCGGGATGCCGACGACGGCGAGTTGCTGCTGTTCTCCGCACTGGAACTGCTGCACGCCTGCGCCCTGGTGCACGACGACGTGATCGACGCCTCAGCCACCCGCCGCGGCAACCCCACCACCCACCGCAAGTTCGCCGAGCTGCACCGCGCCCGCGGGTGGCGGGGCTCGGCCGACCAGTTCGGGATGTCGGCCGCCATCCTGCTCGGCGACCTGGCGCTGGTGTGGGCCGACGACATCGTCGCCGGTGCCGATCTGCCGGCCGATGCTCGGCAGCGGGTGCGGGGCGTGTGGTCGGACATCCGCACCGAGGTGCTGGGCGGCCAGTACCTCGACATCGTCGCCGAGTCCAGCGGCGTGGACTCGATCGCCTCGGCAATGCGGGTCAACACCTACAAGACCGCCTCCTACACGGTGGTGCGCCCGCTGCAGCTGGGCGTCGCCGCCGCTGCCGACCGGCCCGACATCCAGGCGCTGTTCCACGAGCTGGGCACCGACCTGGGCGTCGCGTTCCAGTTGCGCGACGACGTGCTGGGAGTATTCGGCGATCCAGCGGTGACCGGCAAGCCCTCCGGCGACGACCTGCGTTCGGGCAAGCGCACCGTGCTGCTGGCCGAAGCCGTTGAGCTGGCCGACAAGTCGGATCCGTTGGCGGCCAATCGGTTACGCAGCGCGATCGGCACCGCCCTGACCGAGGCGCAGGTCCGCGAGCTGTGCGAGATGATCGAGGCGGTAGGCGCTCTGGCGGCTGTCGAGGACCGTATCGATCTGCTGACCCGCCGCGCCATGGCCGCGCTGGCGGCCGCGCCCATCGACGAGGTTGCCAAAGCCGGACTGACCGACCTGGCCCGCCGGGTCGCCGACCGGTCCGCCTGA
- a CDS encoding mycobacterial-type methylenetetrahydrofolate reductase: protein MTLNTVALELVPPNVDKGPEQTIEEAHKVLRFAAEAGIEGRIRHILMPSMIAEDDDRPIEMKPKLDVLDFWNAIRPELPGMAGLCTQVTSFSDEAALRRRLGDLTGAGIEGVVFVGVPRTMADGEGSGIPPTDALATFRADVANRGVILIPTRADEIGRFNFKCESGATFALTQLLYSAAIVPFLTEFAKRSDARPEILLSFGFVPSFENRTGLINWLIQDPGNAAVAAEQDFVKTLADAEPDQRRKLMLDLYKRVIDGVAELGFPLSIHFEATYGVSAAAFRTFAQMLEYWSPAPR, encoded by the coding sequence GTGACCTTGAACACCGTCGCACTCGAGCTTGTCCCACCGAACGTGGACAAGGGCCCCGAGCAGACGATCGAGGAGGCACACAAGGTTCTGCGGTTCGCCGCCGAGGCTGGCATCGAAGGGCGGATCCGCCACATTCTGATGCCGAGCATGATCGCCGAGGACGACGACCGCCCGATCGAGATGAAGCCCAAGCTCGACGTGCTGGACTTCTGGAACGCGATCCGCCCCGAGCTGCCGGGCATGGCCGGGTTGTGCACCCAGGTCACCTCGTTCTCCGACGAGGCGGCGCTGCGGAGGCGGCTGGGCGATCTGACCGGCGCGGGGATCGAGGGCGTGGTCTTCGTCGGCGTGCCCCGCACCATGGCCGACGGCGAGGGCTCGGGCATCCCGCCGACCGACGCGCTGGCGACGTTCCGCGCCGACGTGGCCAACCGCGGCGTCATCTTGATTCCCACCCGGGCCGACGAGATCGGCCGGTTCAACTTCAAATGCGAGAGCGGCGCGACGTTCGCGCTGACCCAGCTGCTGTACTCCGCCGCGATCGTGCCGTTCTTGACCGAGTTCGCCAAGCGCAGCGACGCGCGCCCGGAGATCTTGCTGTCGTTCGGCTTCGTGCCGTCGTTCGAGAACCGGACTGGCCTGATCAACTGGCTGATTCAGGATCCGGGCAACGCGGCGGTGGCCGCCGAACAGGACTTCGTCAAGACGCTCGCCGACGCCGAACCCGACCAGCGACGCAAACTGATGCTCGACCTGTACAAGCGGGTGATCGATGGTGTCGCGGAGCTGGGCTTCCCGCTGAGCATCCATTTCGAGGCGACCTACGGGGTGTCCGCGGCGGCGTTTCGGACCTTCGCGCAGATGCTCGAGTACTGGTCACCGGCGCCCCGCTGA
- a CDS encoding LppM family (lipo)protein produces the protein MVALLLIAAPLAGCVRIRANITVSPNDQVSGQIVVAAKPRNDNDTGPKLSADLPFPQKIAISNYSRDGYVGSQAVFSDLTFAELPQLAGMHRDAAGVDLSLRRAGNLVILEGRVDLTSLNDPEADVELSVAFPGEVTSTNGDRIGGDTVQWRLKPGVVSTMSAQARYTDPSTRSFAHAAIWLILSTFAAAGAVAAIAWYGRDRAPRFSSPDDNAG, from the coding sequence ATGGTCGCGCTGCTCTTGATCGCGGCGCCGTTGGCCGGATGCGTGCGCATTCGGGCCAACATCACCGTCTCCCCCAACGATCAGGTCTCCGGCCAGATTGTCGTCGCGGCCAAGCCGCGCAACGACAACGACACCGGCCCCAAGCTCAGCGCCGACCTGCCGTTCCCCCAGAAGATCGCGATCTCCAACTACAGCCGGGACGGCTACGTCGGCTCCCAGGCGGTGTTCTCCGACCTGACCTTCGCCGAACTGCCGCAGCTGGCCGGAATGCACCGCGATGCGGCCGGGGTGGACCTGTCGCTGCGCCGCGCCGGAAACCTGGTGATCCTGGAAGGCCGAGTGGACCTCACCTCACTCAACGACCCGGAGGCCGACGTCGAGTTGAGCGTCGCGTTCCCCGGTGAGGTGACGTCCACCAACGGCGACCGCATCGGTGGCGACACGGTGCAGTGGCGGCTCAAGCCTGGCGTGGTGAGCACCATGAGCGCCCAAGCCCGCTACACCGATCCCAGCACCCGATCATTCGCCCACGCCGCCATCTGGCTGATCCTGTCCACGTTCGCCGCGGCGGGCGCGGTTGCGGCAATCGCCTGGTACGGCCGGGACCGCGCACCGCGGTTCAGCTCCCCCGACGACAACGCCGGCTGA
- a CDS encoding GNAT family N-acetyltransferase has protein sequence MVTFLLDMSPREMADHLGAALRVYVTAMGYPPGTESQRAAMWLDHTRRSGWRAVAAFADNEPGEVGEIRQPGAAPAGLNGAELLGVAYGYCGAPDQWWQQQVVLGLQRRGLPHPDIARLMASYFELTELHVAPRAQGGGLGEALARRLLAGRPEANVLLSTPETNGEGNRAWRLYRRLGFTDVIRGHHFAGDPRPFAILGRPLPL, from the coding sequence TTGGTGACCTTCCTCCTCGACATGTCGCCGCGCGAAATGGCGGATCACCTCGGTGCGGCGCTACGCGTCTACGTCACCGCAATGGGCTACCCGCCGGGCACCGAGAGCCAACGTGCCGCGATGTGGCTGGATCACACCCGCCGAAGCGGCTGGCGGGCGGTGGCCGCCTTCGCAGACAACGAGCCCGGCGAAGTCGGCGAGATTCGTCAGCCGGGCGCGGCACCGGCGGGATTAAACGGAGCCGAGCTGCTGGGAGTGGCCTACGGCTACTGCGGAGCGCCCGACCAGTGGTGGCAGCAGCAGGTGGTGCTGGGCTTGCAGCGCCGCGGTCTGCCGCACCCCGACATCGCCCGCCTGATGGCCAGTTACTTCGAGCTGACCGAGTTGCACGTCGCGCCACGCGCCCAGGGCGGCGGCTTGGGTGAGGCCCTGGCCCGACGCCTGCTGGCCGGGCGTCCGGAAGCCAACGTGCTGCTGTCCACACCGGAGACCAACGGCGAAGGCAACCGCGCCTGGCGGTTGTACCGTCGGCTGGGGTTCACCGACGTGATCCGCGGTCATCACTTCGCCGGTGATCCCCGGCCATTCGCCATCTTGGGCCGGCCACTGCCGTTGTAG
- a CDS encoding DUF3040 domain-containing protein, whose translation MPLSDHEQRMLDEIESALYAEDPKFASSVRGGALRTPTTRRRVQGMTFFVVGLVMLVSGIPFYATTVNAAFLILSVLGFVVMFGGVVFAITGNHAVAARDGAAKAGGGSQRRVKGGGTFASRMEDRFRRRFEP comes from the coding sequence ATGCCACTCTCCGATCATGAACAGCGCATGCTCGACGAGATTGAGAGCGCGCTGTACGCCGAGGACCCCAAGTTCGCTTCCAGCGTTCGCGGCGGCGCCCTGCGTACCCCGACCACCCGCCGGCGGGTGCAGGGTATGACCTTCTTCGTGGTCGGCCTGGTGATGCTGGTCTCCGGTATCCCGTTCTACGCGACCACCGTCAATGCGGCATTCCTGATTCTGAGCGTGCTGGGATTCGTGGTGATGTTCGGTGGGGTGGTGTTCGCCATCACCGGCAACCACGCCGTCGCCGCCCGAGACGGTGCGGCCAAGGCGGGCGGGGGTTCGCAGCGGCGGGTCAAGGGCGGCGGTACGTTCGCCAGCCGGATGGAAGACCGTTTCCGCCGCCGGTTCGAGCCGTAG
- the mraZ gene encoding division/cell wall cluster transcriptional repressor MraZ has protein sequence MFLGTYTPKLDDKGRLTLPAKFRDALAGGLMVTKSQDHSLAVYPRAEFEQLARRAAKASRSNPDARAFLRNLAAATDEQHPDAQGRITLSPDHRRYANLSKECVVIGSVDYLEIWDAQAWSDYQQTHEENFSAASDEALSDII, from the coding sequence ATGTTCCTCGGCACCTACACGCCCAAGCTCGACGACAAGGGGCGGCTGACACTGCCCGCGAAGTTTCGTGATGCGCTGGCAGGAGGGTTGATGGTCACCAAGAGTCAGGACCACAGCCTGGCCGTGTATCCGCGCGCGGAGTTCGAGCAGTTGGCCCGCCGGGCGGCCAAGGCTTCGCGCAGCAACCCGGACGCGCGAGCATTCCTGCGCAACCTCGCCGCCGCCACGGACGAACAGCACCCCGACGCCCAGGGCCGGATCACCTTGTCGCCCGACCACCGTCGCTACGCCAACCTGTCCAAGGAGTGCGTGGTCATCGGGTCGGTGGACTACCTGGAGATCTGGGACGCACAAGCCTGGAGCGACTACCAGCAGACGCACGAAGAGAACTTCTCCGCGGCCAGCGATGAAGCACTCAGCGACATCATCTGA
- the rsmH gene encoding 16S rRNA (cytosine(1402)-N(4))-methyltransferase RsmH gives MKHSATSSEAHARASWPLSEPTLTYFPNVRFVPSGRDLEAGARRSQARRSRAQRVDGRLHCHSGSGGVAVAEQGEFGHVPVLLDRCVELLAPALTRQSADGQGATLVDATLGAGGHTERFLSQFPGLRVIGLDRDTTALDIAGARLARFGDRLQTVRTRYDGIAAALAESGLAATGSVDAVLFDLGVSSMQLDRVERGFSYAQDAPLDMRMDPQAELTAADIVNTYDAAALTDILRRFGEERFASRIAKYIVRRRAQTPFTSTGELTELLYEAIPAPARRTGGHPAKRTFQALRIAVNGELDSLRDALPAALNALAVGGRVAVMSYQSLEDRIVKQLFAAATASRTPVGLPVELPGDEPKFVTLTRGAERAEADEVERNPRAGSVRLRAVERVQAGPIVASRGK, from the coding sequence ATGAAGCACTCAGCGACATCATCTGAGGCGCACGCCCGTGCCTCGTGGCCTCTGTCCGAACCGACCCTGACGTACTTCCCCAACGTCAGGTTCGTGCCGTCGGGCAGGGACCTCGAGGCAGGGGCCCGGCGATCGCAAGCGCGGCGGAGCCGGGCGCAGCGGGTCGACGGTCGGTTGCACTGCCACTCTGGATCGGGAGGTGTTGCCGTGGCCGAACAGGGCGAATTCGGACACGTGCCGGTCCTGCTGGACCGCTGTGTGGAGCTGCTGGCTCCGGCGCTGACCAGGCAGTCGGCCGACGGCCAGGGTGCGACCCTGGTGGACGCCACCCTGGGCGCCGGCGGGCACACGGAGCGTTTTCTGAGCCAGTTCCCCGGCTTGCGAGTCATCGGGTTGGACCGCGACACCACCGCACTCGACATCGCCGGGGCGCGGTTGGCCCGCTTCGGCGATCGCCTCCAGACGGTCCGCACCCGATACGACGGGATCGCCGCGGCGCTGGCCGAATCAGGCTTGGCCGCAACCGGATCGGTTGATGCGGTGTTGTTCGACCTCGGGGTGTCCTCGATGCAGCTCGACCGGGTGGAGCGGGGATTTTCCTACGCGCAGGACGCGCCGCTGGACATGCGGATGGACCCGCAGGCTGAACTCACCGCCGCAGACATCGTGAACACCTACGACGCGGCGGCGCTCACCGACATTCTGCGCCGCTTCGGCGAGGAGCGATTCGCGTCGCGGATCGCCAAGTACATCGTGCGGCGCCGAGCTCAGACCCCGTTCACCTCGACCGGGGAACTGACAGAGCTGCTCTACGAGGCGATTCCGGCGCCGGCGCGGCGCACCGGGGGACACCCGGCCAAGCGCACGTTTCAGGCGCTGCGTATCGCGGTCAACGGCGAACTGGACTCGCTGCGAGACGCGCTGCCGGCGGCGCTGAATGCGCTGGCGGTGGGCGGACGGGTGGCGGTGATGTCCTACCAGTCGTTGGAGGACCGCATCGTCAAGCAGCTGTTCGCCGCGGCCACCGCATCGCGCACACCGGTCGGTCTCCCGGTCGAATTGCCCGGCGACGAACCGAAGTTCGTGACGTTGACGCGCGGCGCCGAACGGGCCGAGGCGGATGAGGTCGAGCGCAACCCGCGGGCGGGCTCGGTCCGGCTGCGTGCTGTGGAACGGGTCCAGGCCGGGCCGATCGTGGCATCGAGGGGGAAGTGA
- a CDS encoding peptidoglycan D,D-transpeptidase FtsI family protein yields MRRTARGIGPARRADGSATAVTRKNRRSATPPAKPAKTAKSGKAPKATSKATQATGHSARERRTRPATEMGLRSASFVFRHRTGNAVIFLVLALSAAQLFYLQVPRASGLRAEAAGQLKVTDVQQAMRGDIIDRTGDKLAFTIEARALSFQPVKIGKQLADAKKKDPSAPDPQLRLQEIAKEISTRLGNKPDSAALLKKLRSNETFVYLARAVDPAVAEVITEKCPEVGSERQDLRQYPGGSLAANIIGGIDWDGHGLLGLEDSMDAVLAGTDGSVTYDRGSDGVVIPGSYRNRHKAVNGSTIQLTLDDDIQFYVQQQVQQAKNVTGAHDVTAVVLDAHSGEVLAMAGDNTFDPSQDIGRQEDRELGNLAVSSPFEPGSVNKIITAASVIEYGLGHPDDVLQVPGSINIADVTVSDAWEHGVAPYTVTGVFGKSSNVGTLMLAQRVGPERWFDMLEKFGLGQRTGVALPGESAGLVPPVDQWSGSSFANLPIGQGLSMTLLQMTGMYQAIANDGLRIPPRIIKATISPDGSRTEEPRPEGVRVVSEQTAATVRNMLRSVVQRDPTGVQQGTGWQAAVDGYQIAGKTGTAQQINPDCGCYYDDVYWITFAGIAPADNPRYVIGLMMNNPHRAADGSPGTSAAPLFHNIAGWLLQRHNVPLSPDPGPPLVLQAM; encoded by the coding sequence ATGAGACGGACCGCGCGGGGGATCGGCCCGGCACGTCGCGCCGACGGCTCGGCCACAGCTGTCACGCGAAAGAACCGTCGATCCGCCACCCCGCCGGCCAAACCGGCCAAAACCGCCAAGTCCGGCAAGGCTCCGAAGGCGACCTCGAAAGCGACTCAGGCAACCGGGCATTCGGCCCGCGAGCGCCGTACTCGCCCGGCCACCGAGATGGGCCTGCGCAGCGCTTCGTTCGTCTTTCGGCACCGCACCGGCAACGCGGTCATCTTCCTGGTGCTGGCATTGTCGGCGGCACAGCTGTTCTACCTGCAGGTCCCTCGGGCCTCCGGGCTGCGGGCCGAAGCCGCCGGACAACTCAAGGTCACCGACGTCCAGCAGGCGATGCGCGGCGACATCATCGACCGCACCGGTGACAAGCTTGCGTTCACCATCGAGGCTCGGGCGCTGTCCTTCCAGCCGGTCAAGATCGGCAAGCAGCTCGCCGACGCCAAGAAGAAGGACCCGTCGGCCCCCGATCCACAACTGCGGCTGCAGGAGATCGCCAAGGAGATCTCCACCCGCCTCGGCAACAAGCCGGACTCCGCGGCCCTGCTGAAGAAGCTGCGCAGCAACGAGACCTTCGTCTATCTCGCCCGTGCCGTCGACCCGGCGGTGGCCGAGGTGATCACCGAGAAGTGCCCGGAGGTCGGTAGCGAGCGCCAGGACCTGCGGCAGTACCCGGGCGGGTCGCTGGCGGCCAACATCATCGGCGGCATCGACTGGGACGGCCACGGCCTGCTGGGGCTGGAGGACTCGATGGACGCCGTGCTGGCCGGAACGGACGGGTCGGTCACCTACGACCGCGGTTCGGACGGCGTGGTGATCCCGGGCAGCTATCGCAACCGGCACAAGGCCGTCAACGGGTCGACCATCCAGCTCACCCTCGACGACGACATTCAGTTCTACGTGCAGCAGCAGGTGCAGCAGGCCAAGAACGTCACCGGCGCTCACGACGTCACGGCCGTGGTGCTCGACGCGCACAGTGGTGAGGTGCTGGCGATGGCCGGCGACAACACGTTCGATCCCTCTCAGGACATCGGGCGCCAGGAGGACCGCGAGCTCGGCAACCTGGCGGTCTCGTCGCCGTTCGAGCCGGGCTCGGTGAACAAGATCATCACCGCCGCCTCGGTGATCGAATACGGCCTCGGTCACCCCGACGATGTGCTGCAGGTGCCCGGATCGATCAACATCGCCGATGTCACCGTCAGCGACGCCTGGGAGCACGGCGTCGCGCCGTACACCGTGACCGGAGTCTTCGGGAAGTCCTCCAACGTCGGCACCCTGATGCTGGCGCAACGGGTGGGGCCCGAGCGCTGGTTCGACATGCTGGAGAAGTTCGGTCTGGGACAGCGCACCGGCGTGGCTCTGCCCGGTGAGAGCGCCGGACTGGTACCTCCGGTGGACCAATGGTCCGGCAGCTCCTTCGCCAACCTGCCCATCGGCCAGGGGCTGTCGATGACGCTGCTGCAGATGACCGGGATGTACCAGGCCATCGCCAACGACGGCCTGCGAATTCCGCCGCGAATCATCAAGGCGACCATTTCCCCCGACGGCAGCCGCACCGAGGAACCGCGGCCCGAGGGCGTCCGGGTCGTCTCGGAGCAGACCGCGGCGACCGTGCGCAACATGCTGCGCTCGGTGGTGCAACGTGATCCGACCGGCGTGCAGCAGGGCACCGGATGGCAGGCCGCGGTCGACGGCTACCAGATCGCCGGGAAAACCGGTACCGCACAGCAGATCAACCCGGACTGCGGTTGCTACTACGACGACGTCTACTGGATCACCTTCGCCGGGATAGCGCCGGCGGACAATCCGCGCTACGTCATCGGCCTGATGATGAACAACCCCCACCGTGCCGCGGACGGGTCGCCGGGCACCTCGGCGGCGCCGCTGTTCCACAACATCGCCGGGTGGTTGTTGCAGCGCCACAACGTGCCGTTGTCGCCCGACCCAGGGCCGCCGCTGGTCCTGCAGGCGATGTAG
- a CDS encoding UDP-N-acetylmuramoyl-L-alanyl-D-glutamate--2,6-diaminopimelate ligase: MAVPGALRPDVGAGTSLRVLAAQIGAVAVTGEVVPELPITGLTLRAQDVRPGDLFAALPGATTHGARFAADAVVRGAVAVLSDGAGAAEIADGTPLPGIPVLVHPTPRTVLGELAAQVYGHPCDRVTVIGITGTSGKTTTTYLVEAGLRAAGRTAGLIGTVGVRIDGVDLPSALTTPEAPALQALLAVMAQRGVDTAVMEVSSHALTLGRVDGTRFAVGAFTNLSRDHLDFHPTMADYFEAKARLFDPASPLHAARSVVCVDDDAGAAMAARATAPVTVSATGRPADWGVEQVSAGGSRGREFLAVDPAGVHHPIGIGLPGDYNVANCLVALAILDAVGVSPEQAAPGLREARVPGRMESIDRGQGFLALVDYAHKPGALAAVLATLRQELRDTTGRLAVVFGAGGDRDHGKREPMGRIAAQAADLVVVTDDNPRGEDPADIRRAVLAGAAAGSAQVVEIGDRRAAIAHAVAWAQPGDVVLVAGKGHETGQTAAGHTQPFDDRVELAQALEAREEHR, encoded by the coding sequence ATGGCGGTGCCCGGTGCTCTGCGCCCTGACGTCGGTGCAGGCACGTCACTGCGTGTGCTCGCGGCCCAGATCGGGGCGGTCGCGGTAACCGGTGAGGTGGTGCCGGAGCTGCCGATCACCGGGTTGACCCTGCGTGCCCAGGACGTGCGGCCCGGTGACCTGTTCGCGGCGTTGCCCGGTGCCACCACCCACGGCGCACGATTCGCGGCCGACGCGGTCGTCCGGGGTGCGGTCGCGGTGCTCTCCGATGGCGCCGGGGCCGCCGAGATCGCCGACGGCACACCGCTACCCGGCATACCGGTCCTGGTTCATCCGACACCCCGCACCGTGTTGGGCGAACTGGCGGCACAGGTCTACGGACATCCCTGCGACCGGGTCACCGTCATCGGCATCACCGGCACGTCGGGCAAAACCACCACCACCTATCTGGTCGAGGCGGGGTTGCGGGCCGCGGGCCGCACCGCCGGTCTGATCGGCACGGTCGGCGTCCGCATCGACGGCGTCGACCTGCCCAGCGCTTTGACCACCCCCGAGGCGCCCGCGCTGCAGGCGCTGCTGGCCGTGATGGCGCAGCGCGGGGTGGACACCGCGGTGATGGAGGTGTCCAGTCACGCCCTGACGTTGGGCCGGGTCGACGGCACCCGGTTCGCGGTGGGTGCCTTCACCAACCTGTCGCGCGATCATCTCGACTTCCACCCGACCATGGCGGACTACTTCGAGGCCAAGGCCCGGTTGTTCGATCCGGCGTCGCCGCTGCACGCCGCCCGGTCGGTGGTCTGCGTCGACGACGACGCCGGCGCGGCGATGGCGGCGCGGGCGACCGCGCCGGTCACTGTCAGCGCGACGGGCCGCCCCGCGGACTGGGGTGTGGAGCAAGTGAGCGCGGGCGGTTCTCGCGGGAGAGAGTTCCTGGCCGTCGACCCCGCCGGTGTGCACCACCCGATCGGCATCGGGCTGCCCGGCGACTACAACGTGGCCAATTGCCTTGTGGCGCTGGCCATTCTCGATGCGGTCGGAGTGTCGCCGGAGCAGGCGGCGCCCGGCCTGCGAGAGGCGCGGGTGCCGGGGCGGATGGAGTCGATCGACCGTGGTCAGGGATTCCTGGCCCTGGTCGACTACGCGCACAAGCCCGGGGCGCTGGCAGCGGTGCTGGCGACCCTGCGTCAGGAGCTGCGCGACACCACTGGGCGACTGGCCGTGGTGTTCGGCGCCGGTGGCGACCGTGACCACGGCAAGCGCGAACCGATGGGACGGATCGCCGCCCAGGCCGCCGACCTGGTGGTGGTCACCGACGACAACCCGCGCGGCGAAGACCCCGCCGACATCCGGCGCGCGGTTCTGGCCGGTGCCGCCGCGGGTAGCGCGCAGGTGGTCGAGATCGGGGACCGGCGGGCCGCGATCGCGCACGCGGTGGCATGGGCGCAGCCCGGCGATGTGGTGCTGGTCGCTGGCAAGGGACACGAGACCGGGCAGACCGCCGCCGGGCACACCCAGCCCTTCGACGACCGGGTGGAGCTGGCCCAGGCGCTGGAAGCGCGCGAGGAGCACCGATGA